Proteins co-encoded in one Arthrobacter sp. ERGS1:01 genomic window:
- a CDS encoding aldehyde dehydrogenase family protein — MTLTDIEPFTVQRPAAGQDPSAEVPPAGHFIGGSFVPGSGADTIDVVDPATENVIAQVPAGTAADVDAAVEAALAAQKSWGATTPKERSEVLARIANIIEANRESLELLESANTGKPRAVVEDDVSSTIDTFRFMAGACRTLTSLAGGDYATGHTSVILREAVGVVGVITPWNYPLLMAAWKVAPILAAGNSVVLKPSEQTPLSTLKLAELVAGQIPDGIFNVVTGHGRTVGQRLAEHPAIALVALTGSVVSGQAVAETAARTVKRVHLELGGKAPVVVFPDADLAAAAAGVRNAGFWNAGQDCGAACRVLVHESVAEEFTRLLVQEVSTLAVGAPGAGDGVEIGPMISRPHFERVRAALAEAKAAGLHAAIGGNVLQGPGYFIEPTVFSNVPAGADIASHEIFGPVVTVETFGSTEEAITRANETPYGLSASVWTRDSALSLNVPKALDFGTVWVNSHLVLACEVPWGGFKGSGYGRDLSLYALDDFSRTKHVMINHGA; from the coding sequence ATGACCCTCACCGACATTGAACCCTTCACCGTCCAACGCCCGGCAGCCGGGCAGGATCCGTCGGCCGAGGTGCCGCCGGCGGGGCACTTCATCGGTGGCTCCTTTGTTCCCGGGTCCGGTGCGGACACCATCGACGTCGTGGACCCGGCCACCGAAAACGTCATCGCCCAGGTGCCGGCCGGAACCGCGGCGGACGTCGATGCCGCCGTTGAGGCCGCACTGGCCGCGCAGAAGAGCTGGGGTGCCACAACACCCAAGGAACGCTCCGAGGTGCTGGCCCGGATCGCGAACATCATCGAGGCCAACCGCGAGAGCCTTGAACTGCTGGAATCGGCCAACACCGGCAAGCCGCGGGCCGTTGTCGAGGACGACGTCTCCAGCACCATTGACACCTTCCGTTTCATGGCCGGCGCCTGCCGGACGCTGACCTCGCTGGCCGGCGGCGACTACGCCACCGGACACACCTCGGTGATCCTGCGCGAAGCCGTGGGGGTCGTCGGGGTCATCACCCCCTGGAACTACCCGCTGCTGATGGCGGCCTGGAAGGTTGCGCCGATCCTGGCCGCCGGGAACAGCGTGGTCCTCAAACCCTCCGAACAAACTCCGCTGTCGACCCTGAAACTTGCCGAACTGGTGGCGGGCCAGATTCCCGACGGAATCTTCAACGTTGTCACCGGTCACGGGCGCACCGTTGGCCAGCGCCTGGCCGAACATCCCGCCATTGCCCTTGTGGCGCTGACCGGAAGCGTGGTCAGCGGCCAGGCCGTGGCCGAAACGGCAGCCCGGACCGTCAAGCGGGTCCATCTTGAGCTGGGCGGAAAAGCCCCCGTGGTCGTGTTCCCGGATGCCGATCTTGCCGCGGCCGCGGCCGGAGTGCGCAATGCCGGGTTCTGGAATGCCGGCCAGGACTGCGGCGCCGCATGCCGGGTGCTGGTGCACGAATCGGTCGCCGAGGAATTCACCAGGCTCCTGGTCCAGGAGGTCTCCACGCTTGCGGTTGGCGCGCCGGGGGCGGGGGACGGCGTCGAAATTGGCCCCATGATTTCGCGCCCGCACTTTGAGCGGGTGCGCGCCGCCCTGGCCGAGGCGAAGGCGGCCGGCCTGCACGCCGCCATCGGCGGGAACGTGCTTCAGGGCCCCGGCTACTTCATCGAACCCACCGTTTTCAGCAACGTGCCGGCCGGAGCCGATATTGCCAGCCACGAAATCTTTGGCCCCGTGGTGACCGTCGAAACCTTCGGCAGCACCGAGGAAGCCATTACCCGGGCCAACGAGACACCCTACGGATTGTCCGCCTCGGTCTGGACCAGGGACTCGGCCCTGTCACTGAACGTGCCCAAGGCGCTGGATTTCGGCACCGTCTGGGTCAACTCCCACCTGGTGCTGGCGTGCGAGGTTCCATGGGGCGGCTTCAAGGGATCGGGCTACGGCCGTGACCTCTCCCTCTACGCGCTGGACGATTTCTCCCGCACCAAGCACGTCATGATCAACCACGGCGCATGA
- the speB gene encoding agmatinase, whose amino-acid sequence MTTHQPIGPVDATKVPRFAGLATFAKLPQIDQVPDYDIAVVGVPFDGGTSYRPGARFGPAAVREASRLLRPGYHVELNVEPVKEMQVVDAGDLACTPYDIARAVAEIEEQALPLMAEDKRVIAIGGDHTIALPMLRALTKVHGPVALLHFDAHLDTWDTYFDQPITHGTIFRRAFEEGLLVEDSSMHVGIRGPVYDRDDFLRDHEFGFQIIRCSDLDVIGVPAAIQQVKDRLGNTPVYVSIDIDVLDPAYAPGTGTPEMGGLHSRELLALLRGLNGINIVGADVVEVAPAYDHADITSVAAATVVFDLLGLMVNRSKGERIVAERDLEAAV is encoded by the coding sequence ATGACCACCCACCAGCCAATTGGCCCCGTCGACGCCACCAAGGTTCCGCGCTTTGCCGGCCTGGCCACCTTTGCCAAGCTGCCGCAGATCGACCAGGTGCCCGACTACGACATCGCCGTCGTCGGTGTCCCGTTCGACGGCGGCACCTCCTACCGCCCGGGCGCCCGGTTCGGTCCGGCCGCCGTCCGCGAAGCCTCCCGGCTGCTGCGCCCCGGCTACCACGTGGAACTCAACGTTGAGCCCGTCAAGGAGATGCAGGTGGTGGACGCCGGTGACCTTGCCTGCACCCCGTACGACATCGCCCGCGCCGTGGCCGAAATCGAGGAGCAGGCCCTCCCGCTGATGGCGGAGGACAAGCGGGTCATCGCGATCGGCGGCGACCACACGATCGCCCTGCCCATGCTCCGCGCGCTCACCAAGGTCCACGGGCCCGTGGCGCTGCTGCACTTCGACGCGCACCTGGACACCTGGGACACCTACTTCGACCAGCCCATCACGCACGGCACCATCTTCCGCCGCGCGTTCGAGGAGGGCCTCCTCGTGGAGGACAGTTCCATGCACGTGGGCATCCGCGGGCCGGTCTATGACCGTGACGATTTCCTGCGGGACCACGAGTTCGGCTTCCAGATCATCCGCTGTTCCGACCTGGACGTGATCGGCGTGCCTGCCGCGATCCAGCAGGTCAAGGACCGGCTGGGCAACACCCCGGTCTACGTCTCGATCGACATTGACGTCCTTGACCCGGCGTACGCCCCGGGCACCGGGACGCCGGAGATGGGCGGACTGCACTCCCGCGAGTTGCTGGCGTTGTTGCGCGGATTGAACGGGATCAACATCGTGGGCGCCGACGTCGTCGAGGTCGCGCCGGCCTACGACCATGCCGACATCACTTCCGTCGCCGCGGCCACCGTGGTCTTCGACCTCCTCGGGCTCATGGTCAACCGCAGCAAGGGCGAGCGGATCGTGGCCGAACGGGACCTGGAGGCCGCCGTCTAA
- a CDS encoding ATP-binding cassette domain-containing protein: MSLIRLNDVNVRFDNVQVLREAFFKLDDGDRVGLIGRNGSGKSTLLKLVMDQVEPDSGTVAVELGTKIGYFSQFSELNGAATILEVLEEVFVHVKDVEAELAGIDAALAVDQPADELDRLIHRQSELFADMDRLDGWDYQRSIDKVLTTLGFNEAHRVCAIDDLSGGWRNRAALAKILLEAPDVLLLDEPTNYLDVAGVEWLEGWFKNFKGAAIIVSHDRKFLDAVVTRIIEVENFHLHEYPGNFADYVVAKQFRLKTLESQFVHESELLAFEAEGISDRREAAKAASRAWIPSSPRSRSPARRGRWTRSSPKSTAACT; encoded by the coding sequence ATGAGCTTGATCCGCCTCAACGACGTCAACGTCCGCTTCGACAACGTGCAGGTGCTGCGCGAGGCATTCTTCAAGCTCGACGACGGCGACCGGGTGGGCCTGATTGGCCGCAACGGCTCCGGAAAGTCCACCCTGCTCAAGCTCGTCATGGACCAGGTGGAGCCCGACTCCGGCACCGTCGCCGTCGAACTGGGCACGAAGATCGGCTACTTCTCGCAGTTCTCCGAGCTCAACGGTGCCGCGACCATCCTGGAGGTGCTCGAAGAGGTCTTCGTCCACGTCAAGGACGTCGAGGCCGAACTTGCCGGGATCGACGCGGCGCTCGCCGTCGACCAGCCCGCGGATGAGCTGGACAGGCTGATCCACCGCCAATCCGAGCTGTTCGCCGACATGGACCGGCTGGACGGCTGGGACTACCAGCGCTCCATCGACAAGGTCCTCACCACCCTTGGCTTCAACGAGGCGCACCGCGTGTGCGCCATCGACGACCTCTCCGGCGGTTGGCGCAACCGGGCCGCCCTGGCGAAGATCCTGCTCGAGGCCCCCGACGTGCTGCTGCTCGATGAGCCCACCAACTACCTCGACGTGGCCGGCGTCGAATGGCTCGAGGGCTGGTTCAAGAACTTCAAGGGCGCGGCGATCATCGTCTCGCACGATCGGAAGTTCCTGGACGCCGTGGTCACCCGGATCATCGAGGTGGAGAACTTCCACCTGCACGAATACCCGGGCAACTTTGCCGACTACGTGGTGGCCAAGCAGTTCCGGCTCAAGACGCTCGAAAGCCAGTTCGTGCACGAGTCCGAGCTGCTCGCCTTCGAGGCCGAAGGGATTTCGGACCGCCGCGAGGCCGCCAAGGCCGCGTCGAGGGCCTGGATTCCAAGCTCTCCAAGATCAAGAAGTCCCGCGCGCCGCGGCCGGTGGACAAGATCATCACCGAAATCTACGGCGGCCTGCACGTGA
- a CDS encoding D-arabinono-1,4-lactone oxidase — protein MTTMNLRQTPLPSAAVPPVPFGTDVPWTNWGGNQQATPAFTVRPRTEQEALDAVRFAIKEGLPVRAVGSGHSSSPLVQTGGVLLEMSAMTGITGTDKARRRARALAGTTINAFGDPLWKQGLALSNQGDIDKQQIAGALATSTHGSGKDLGSFSSALRWVKLINGHGEIVEIGEGQLRELRAAQVALGTLGIFLEVELAVEDSYYLQEQITYPDWAETAATWDADIDGNRHYSLLWCPGEGSAELLDLPGAPGLSMTNRSYTKRYNKVRIADESEISTVEGSRLDRSYRIYPGGFTTPFHELEYFVPREHGLAATEAVQELIRTRYPEQKYPVEVRWVKADEGYMSQFQGRETTVITLTTEPGTDYWQFFRDADALLQEFEPRAHWGKIHFMTRSRLERLYPQLETFIDVRREFDPRGVFLNDHTRALLG, from the coding sequence ATGACCACGATGAACCTGCGCCAGACGCCCCTGCCGAGTGCCGCCGTCCCGCCCGTTCCCTTCGGCACGGACGTGCCGTGGACCAACTGGGGCGGGAACCAGCAAGCCACCCCGGCGTTCACGGTCCGGCCACGGACGGAGCAGGAAGCACTCGACGCCGTCCGCTTCGCCATCAAGGAAGGCCTCCCCGTCCGCGCCGTCGGATCCGGACACTCGTCCTCGCCGCTGGTCCAGACCGGTGGCGTGCTGCTGGAAATGTCCGCCATGACCGGAATTACCGGCACGGACAAGGCCCGCCGCCGCGCACGGGCACTGGCCGGAACCACCATCAACGCCTTCGGCGACCCGCTGTGGAAGCAGGGGCTGGCCCTGTCCAACCAGGGCGACATCGACAAGCAGCAGATCGCCGGCGCGCTCGCCACCAGCACGCACGGCTCCGGCAAGGACCTGGGCAGCTTCTCCTCGGCCCTGCGCTGGGTCAAACTCATCAACGGCCACGGCGAAATCGTCGAAATCGGAGAGGGGCAGCTGCGCGAACTCCGGGCCGCCCAGGTTGCCCTGGGCACGCTGGGGATCTTCCTCGAGGTGGAACTGGCCGTGGAGGACAGCTACTACCTGCAGGAACAGATCACCTATCCGGACTGGGCCGAGACCGCGGCCACCTGGGATGCGGACATCGACGGCAACCGGCACTATTCCCTTCTCTGGTGCCCCGGCGAAGGATCGGCGGAGCTTTTGGACCTGCCGGGCGCGCCCGGACTGAGCATGACGAACCGCAGCTACACCAAGCGCTACAACAAGGTCCGGATCGCTGATGAAAGCGAAATTTCCACCGTGGAGGGTTCCCGGCTGGATAGGTCGTACCGGATATACCCGGGCGGATTCACCACGCCGTTCCACGAACTGGAGTACTTTGTCCCCCGGGAGCACGGCCTGGCCGCCACCGAGGCCGTGCAGGAGCTGATCCGCACCCGGTATCCCGAGCAGAAATACCCCGTGGAGGTGCGCTGGGTGAAGGCCGACGAGGGCTACATGTCCCAGTTCCAGGGGCGCGAAACCACCGTCATCACGCTCACCACGGAACCGGGAACCGACTACTGGCAGTTCTTCCGGGACGCGGACGCGCTGCTCCAGGAGTTCGAGCCGCGGGCCCACTGGGGCAAGATCCACTTCATGACCCGCTCACGGCTGGAAAGGCTCTACCCGCAGCTCGAGACGTTCATCGATGTCCGGCGCGAATTCGATCCCCGCGGAGTTTTCCTCAACGACCACACGCGGGCGCTGCTCGGCTAG
- a CDS encoding GAP family protein, with amino-acid sequence MNNVIGGLLPLGLAVGLSPFPIIMVVLLLGSARPKGNGLAFLAGWVAGLLAVVGVLTLSLDAVADAGDGSPSVAVGILRLLLGVALLVMAGRKFAKRFGPPDAGGLPRWMAAAGGYSPGRSLVMGLTLSAANPKNLALTAAAGITIGAAPLNHSQEVWAAAAFLLIASLTVLLPVTGYLVAPRRADVPLQAVMAWLRVNHSIMTGLLLVVFGFVLIGNGIAGF; translated from the coding sequence GTGAACAACGTCATTGGGGGCCTGCTTCCCCTGGGCCTGGCCGTCGGCCTGAGCCCGTTTCCGATCATCATGGTGGTGTTGCTGCTCGGCTCGGCCCGCCCCAAGGGCAACGGCCTGGCCTTCCTGGCAGGCTGGGTGGCCGGGCTCCTGGCTGTGGTGGGCGTGCTGACACTCTCCCTTGACGCCGTGGCGGACGCAGGCGACGGCAGCCCGTCGGTGGCGGTCGGGATCCTCCGGCTCCTGCTGGGCGTCGCGCTGCTGGTCATGGCCGGGCGCAAGTTCGCCAAGCGCTTTGGCCCGCCCGACGCCGGCGGGCTCCCCCGCTGGATGGCGGCAGCCGGCGGCTACTCCCCCGGGCGCAGCCTGGTCATGGGGCTGACCCTGTCCGCGGCGAACCCCAAGAACCTCGCATTGACGGCGGCCGCCGGGATCACGATTGGTGCCGCGCCGCTGAACCACAGCCAGGAAGTGTGGGCGGCTGCCGCTTTTCTGCTGATCGCCTCGCTGACGGTATTGCTGCCGGTGACCGGCTACCTGGTGGCGCCGCGTCGGGCGGACGTTCCGCTGCAGGCGGTCATGGCCTGGTTGCGGGTCAACCATTCGATCATGACGGGCCTGCTGTTGGTGGTCTTCGGTTTTGTGTTGATCGGCAACGGGATCGCCGGCTTCTAG
- a CDS encoding ATP-binding cassette domain-containing protein: MDKIITEIYGGLHVKDVLCRVESLTKAYGERTLFNDLSFEIRRGNRIVVLGANGSGKSTLLRALTGEEAADAGYVTWAKGGGLVSYNKILDELDPDDTVTHAVNAMPDSLALTATKKSVNRFLAMFQFSEADLKQRIGNLSGGQKARVAMAQCLLSGASVLVLDEPTNHLDMSSTQVMERALLHFPGAVLVVSHDRFFTDKIANRRLVFNPDAPGVVDVRGG, translated from the coding sequence GTGGACAAGATCATCACCGAAATCTACGGCGGCCTGCACGTGAAGGACGTGCTGTGCAGGGTTGAATCGCTGACCAAGGCATACGGCGAGCGGACCCTGTTCAACGACCTCAGCTTCGAAATCCGCCGCGGCAACCGGATCGTGGTGCTGGGCGCCAACGGCTCCGGAAAATCCACCCTGCTGCGCGCCCTGACGGGGGAGGAGGCGGCCGACGCCGGCTACGTCACCTGGGCCAAGGGTGGCGGGCTGGTCTCCTACAACAAGATCCTGGACGAGCTGGACCCCGACGACACCGTCACGCACGCAGTGAACGCCATGCCGGACAGCCTGGCGCTCACCGCCACCAAGAAATCGGTGAACCGCTTCCTGGCCATGTTCCAGTTCTCCGAGGCGGACTTGAAGCAGCGGATCGGCAACCTCTCCGGCGGCCAGAAGGCGCGTGTGGCGATGGCGCAATGCCTGCTCTCCGGCGCGTCCGTGCTGGTGCTCGATGAGCCCACCAACCACCTGGACATGTCCAGCACCCAGGTCATGGAGCGGGCGCTGCTGCATTTCCCCGGCGCCGTGCTGGTGGTCAGCCACGACCGCTTCTTCACCGACAAGATCGCCAACCGTCGCCTCGTGTTCAACCCGGACGCACCCGGCGTCGTCGACGTCCGCGGCGGCTAA
- a CDS encoding S8 family serine peptidase, producing the protein MSKLVYQALAAALAVLLGVSLPAAGAVAVPSPPPVQRTAAAVHPDVHRNVKAALAGHRSKAVCAPAAPGRASCNAVKDTVVGGPLAVSAVPAGYAPTDLQAAYKLPASTNGAGMTVAVVDAYGDPGAEADLGVYRDKYGLPPCTADSGCFTRIDQRGGTAYPASNAGWTQETSLDLDVVSAACPLCKIMLVEADTPSFDDLGAAVDMAVAKGAGVVSNSYGASSDTTDPSFDAHFNHPGVAITASSGDEGYGAEYPAASPHVTAVGGTSLSLDTGARGWAETAWAGAGSGCSAASAKPSWQVDKGCNTKTVTDVSAVADPQTGVAAYDAADGWMVMGGTSVSAPLVAAVYALAGPAAPGSAPAAFPYVHPDQLNDVTAGRNGSCATAYLCSAQAGYDGPTGLGTPSGVGAFTSPPVPTPTPSPTPTPTPSPMPTPLPSPTPTPAVRAIPSLADTVYADTAGRLFDAPASGKGAVGTARQIGTGFSGVRDMHVTDWNSDGIADLLVQWTSGRVNVYLGTATGLVNGPVIATSGWAGVTLTVGKWQTSAPYPWLVGTNAAGGLYYWANRHGTTVDTAVKIGTGWGGLKITQLDFDADGKQDLLVRRSTGVLQLYRSNGAGQLVNETHGTIGTGWQGFDSLSPVPGFAGSGSRGILARTAASGIRYYYPVLKGGWGARVTLPGSWKSLSIAD; encoded by the coding sequence GTGAGCAAACTCGTGTACCAGGCCCTCGCCGCTGCCCTGGCCGTTCTCCTTGGCGTCTCCCTTCCAGCCGCGGGCGCCGTCGCCGTGCCGTCACCGCCTCCCGTTCAACGGACTGCGGCGGCAGTCCATCCGGACGTGCATCGCAACGTCAAGGCCGCCCTGGCCGGGCACAGGTCCAAGGCTGTCTGTGCGCCGGCCGCCCCCGGACGGGCCAGCTGCAATGCGGTCAAGGACACCGTGGTGGGCGGCCCGTTGGCGGTGTCCGCCGTGCCGGCGGGTTACGCGCCCACGGACCTCCAAGCCGCGTACAAGCTTCCAGCCTCGACCAACGGCGCCGGAATGACGGTGGCCGTGGTTGACGCCTATGGGGACCCCGGCGCCGAAGCGGACCTGGGCGTCTACCGGGACAAGTACGGGCTGCCGCCCTGCACGGCTGACAGTGGATGCTTCACACGCATTGACCAGCGCGGGGGCACGGCTTACCCGGCATCCAACGCAGGATGGACCCAGGAAACCAGCCTCGACCTGGACGTTGTTTCCGCGGCCTGCCCGCTGTGCAAGATCATGCTGGTCGAGGCGGATACGCCGTCCTTTGACGATCTGGGCGCCGCCGTGGACATGGCGGTGGCCAAAGGTGCGGGGGTGGTTTCCAACAGCTACGGGGCGTCGTCGGACACCACGGATCCGTCCTTTGACGCCCATTTCAACCATCCGGGGGTGGCCATCACCGCCAGTTCCGGCGATGAGGGCTACGGCGCGGAATACCCGGCCGCCTCGCCCCATGTGACGGCGGTCGGCGGCACCAGCCTCAGCCTCGACACCGGCGCCCGCGGATGGGCGGAGACGGCGTGGGCCGGTGCCGGCAGCGGCTGCTCCGCGGCATCGGCCAAGCCGTCATGGCAGGTGGACAAGGGGTGCAATACCAAGACCGTCACCGACGTCTCCGCCGTGGCAGATCCCCAAACGGGGGTCGCGGCCTATGACGCCGCCGACGGCTGGATGGTCATGGGCGGCACCAGCGTCTCCGCCCCGCTGGTCGCCGCCGTGTACGCCCTGGCCGGTCCCGCCGCACCCGGTTCCGCACCGGCCGCGTTCCCCTATGTGCACCCGGATCAACTCAACGACGTCACGGCCGGGCGCAACGGCAGCTGCGCTACGGCCTACCTGTGCTCGGCCCAGGCCGGTTACGACGGCCCAACGGGCCTGGGCACCCCCTCCGGAGTCGGGGCCTTCACGTCCCCGCCCGTCCCGACGCCGACGCCCAGTCCGACGCCGACCCCGACACCCAGTCCGATGCCGACCCCGCTACCCAGTCCGACGCCGACCCCGGCCGTGCGCGCAATCCCAAGTTTGGCCGACACCGTGTATGCGGACACCGCGGGCAGGCTCTTTGACGCCCCGGCCAGTGGCAAGGGCGCCGTGGGAACCGCCCGGCAGATCGGTACCGGTTTCTCCGGCGTCCGGGACATGCACGTGACCGACTGGAACAGCGACGGCATTGCCGACCTGCTGGTGCAGTGGACCAGCGGCCGGGTCAACGTCTACCTCGGCACCGCCACGGGGCTCGTGAACGGTCCCGTCATCGCAACCTCGGGCTGGGCCGGTGTCACGCTCACGGTTGGAAAGTGGCAAACCTCGGCCCCCTACCCTTGGCTGGTCGGCACCAACGCGGCCGGCGGCCTGTACTACTGGGCCAACCGCCACGGAACCACGGTGGATACCGCCGTCAAGATCGGCACGGGATGGGGCGGGTTGAAAATCACCCAGCTCGATTTCGACGCGGACGGAAAACAGGACCTGCTGGTGCGGCGCTCCACCGGGGTCCTTCAGCTCTACCGCAGCAACGGAGCCGGCCAGCTGGTCAACGAGACCCATGGGACCATCGGCACCGGCTGGCAGGGCTTCGATTCCCTGAGTCCGGTCCCGGGATTTGCCGGTTCCGGCAGCCGCGGGATCCTGGCCCGGACTGCGGCAAGCGGGATCCGCTACTACTATCCGGTCCTTAAGGGTGGCTGGGGTGCCCGGGTCACCCTGCCCGGCAGCTGGAAGAGCCTTTCGATTGCCGACTGA
- a CDS encoding purine-cytosine permease family protein — translation MSMKSTPPGTTEVPRLEDKTIQPIPLNERHGKARDLFTIWFGSNIMIMTIVTGGLATTVFGLNFTTAIVGLIIGNLVGGIFMALHSAQGPQLGVAQMVQTRGQFGSYGALLIVVIVVVMYVGFFAANLVFGGQALAAVAPGIGVDGGIIVIGVVSVIATIFGYRLIHAYASFLSIVAGLALLLAFVWILFVHGLPAGFLHEGSFSWVGFMATVSVAALWQLAYAPYVSDYSRYMPQGTGSRQAFWASYSGCVLGTLFPMVLGAVVGSLAAVLTKNPANVDIVGSLGAQLGPWTLLIIAIFCLGVAASNAMNLYCGVLCTLTIGQTFKPAWLPRAKTRSVAAVILFLVAVSIALFARDNFMLFYTNFLSFLLYVLVPWTAINLVDYYLLRHGDYRVEDFFRRDGGVYGRFNWVAIGCYIAGILVQLPFSSTALFMGPVARAMGGVDLSWLVGLVVVAPVYYVAARIAGRAAAPAVPPAPVLATDLI, via the coding sequence ATGAGTATGAAATCAACACCCCCCGGAACGACGGAGGTTCCTCGCCTCGAGGACAAGACCATCCAGCCCATCCCGTTGAACGAACGCCACGGCAAGGCACGGGATCTGTTCACCATCTGGTTCGGATCCAACATCATGATCATGACCATCGTGACGGGCGGGCTGGCCACCACGGTATTCGGGCTCAACTTCACCACCGCCATCGTCGGCCTCATCATCGGCAACCTGGTGGGCGGGATCTTCATGGCACTGCACTCCGCACAGGGACCGCAACTGGGCGTCGCACAGATGGTGCAGACCCGCGGCCAGTTCGGATCCTACGGCGCCCTGCTCATCGTGGTGATCGTGGTGGTCATGTATGTGGGCTTCTTCGCCGCCAACCTGGTGTTTGGCGGCCAGGCGCTGGCCGCGGTGGCCCCCGGAATCGGCGTGGACGGCGGCATCATCGTGATCGGGGTGGTCAGCGTCATCGCCACCATCTTCGGCTACCGGCTCATCCACGCCTACGCCAGCTTCCTGAGCATCGTGGCCGGTCTGGCCCTCCTGCTGGCCTTTGTCTGGATCCTCTTCGTCCACGGGCTGCCCGCCGGATTCCTCCACGAAGGCAGCTTCAGCTGGGTCGGATTCATGGCCACGGTGTCGGTGGCGGCGCTTTGGCAGCTGGCCTACGCACCTTACGTCTCCGACTACTCCCGCTACATGCCGCAGGGAACCGGCTCTCGCCAGGCCTTCTGGGCCTCCTACTCCGGCTGCGTCCTCGGGACCCTGTTCCCCATGGTCCTGGGCGCAGTGGTGGGATCCCTGGCCGCCGTGCTGACCAAGAACCCGGCCAACGTGGACATCGTCGGTTCCCTGGGTGCACAACTGGGGCCCTGGACCCTGCTGATCATCGCCATCTTCTGCCTCGGCGTGGCAGCCTCCAACGCCATGAACCTCTACTGCGGGGTGCTGTGCACGCTCACGATCGGGCAAACCTTCAAGCCGGCCTGGCTGCCGCGGGCCAAGACCCGCAGCGTGGCCGCCGTCATCCTGTTCCTCGTGGCCGTCTCGATCGCCCTGTTCGCCCGCGACAACTTCATGCTCTTCTACACCAACTTCCTCTCCTTCCTGCTCTACGTCCTGGTTCCCTGGACGGCCATCAACCTGGTGGACTACTACCTGCTGCGCCACGGCGACTACCGGGTTGAGGACTTCTTCCGCCGCGACGGCGGCGTCTACGGCCGCTTCAACTGGGTGGCGATCGGCTGCTACATCGCCGGCATCCTCGTCCAGCTTCCCTTCTCCTCAACGGCCCTGTTCATGGGCCCCGTGGCCCGGGCCATGGGCGGGGTGGACCTGTCCTGGCTCGTCGGCCTGGTAGTTGTTGCACCCGTCTACTACGTCGCCGCCCGGATCGCCGGACGGGCAGCCGCTCCGGCAGTACCGCCGGCACCCGTCCTGGCAACCGACCTCATCTGA